A region from the Triticum aestivum cultivar Chinese Spring chromosome 3D, IWGSC CS RefSeq v2.1, whole genome shotgun sequence genome encodes:
- the LOC123081075 gene encoding transcription factor bHLH168-like encodes MEMKARVTGGTASPMEKKRSERERRQRMKALCEKLASLIPKEHSPHADTLSQLGSLDAAASYIKKLKERVDDLQHKKASAQAMATLLGVSGISTPTITATKSSGAGSPEGGKKLEAAPRVVEVRQYDDASMEVRLICSTERPIKLHEVVTILEEEGAVIINANYFVAFDRIFYTIHSRAFSTRIGIDVSRISERMRALV; translated from the exons ATGGAGATGAAGGCCAGGGTGACCGGCGGCACGGCGTCACCGATGGAGAAGAAGAGGTCGGAGAGGGAGAGGAGGCAGCGCATGAAGGCGCTCTGCGAGAAGCTCGCGTCCCTCATCCCAAAAGAACACTCCCCCCACGCT GATACATTGAGCCAGCTAGGCAGCCTGGATGCGGCGGCATCATAcatcaagaagctcaaggaacGGGTCGATGATCTACAACACAAGAAGGCCTCTGCACAAGCCATGGCTACCTTACTGGGAGTTAGTGGCATCTCGACGCCCACTATCACTGCTACCAAGAGCAGCGGTGCGGGGTCACCAGAAGgaggaaaaaaattggaggcaGCACCACGGGTAGTGGAGGTGCGGCAATATGACGATGCAAGCATGGAGGTGAGGCTGATATGCAGCACGGAGAGGCCTATCAAGCTCCATGAGGTGGTCACCATTCTTGAGGAAGAAGGGGCCGTCATCATTAACGCTAATTACTTTGTTGCATTCGACAGAATATTCTACACTATACACTCCCGG GCTTTCAGCACCAGAATTGGCATAGACGTTTCAAGAATTTCCGAACGAATGCGGGCATTGGTGTGA